The DNA segment GGATTGTAGTAAAGGAAGATTGTTCAATGCCAAGCTTCTCGTGGATGACTTTTACCACAGGTGCTATACAGTTTGTAGTACACGACGCTGCAGTGACAATTTTATGCGCATCTGGGTCAAATATGTGTTCATTTACTCCTACAACAATATTGGCAACACCTTCTTCTTTTACTGGTGCTGACACGACAACGCGTTTAACCCCCTGAGCCAGGTACTTGTTTAAAAGAGCAACTTTACGATGAACACCCGTCGCTTCAATGACAACATCACAACCCGACCAATCTACTTCATTAATATCTTGCTGCTGACTCGTAGCAACTCTTTTGCCATTAATCACCATTTCAGAGCCATCCACTCTCACTTCGTGATGCCAGCGTCCCTGAATCGAGTCAAATTCCAATAGGTGCGCTAAAGTAGCCGTATCACCCGCAATATCATTAATATGTACAAACTCCATTTCTGGCCAGTCATAGGCAGCGCGTAAGGCTAAGCGACCAATTCGACCAAAACCGTTAATTCCTACTTTAATCGTCATAAGTAATTTCCTTGTAAATAATCTTATATAACCGTATCAGCATCTATTTGGACGGCTCTTCATCGCATTCAAACGTTCAATGTCAGCTTTGTATTGCTCTATTAAACAATTAGATTGTTTCAATCCTTCAATCACTTTCTCTAACCATCGAGGTAATTCAGCGGCAACACGGTAATACACCCAGTGTCCTTTCCGTTCATCCTGTAAAATCCCAGACTGGCGCAATTGAGCTAAATGGCGGGATATTTTAGGCTGACTCTCCCCAAGTGCCTGAGTCAGTTCACAGACACACAGCTCTCCTTCTCTTGCAATCAATAGCAAGCAACGGACTCTAGTCTCATCTGATAACATTTTAAAAAACTGATTAGGCAACATAATTTAAACCAAACATATGGATATACGTATATATTATACTTACATAATTTCAGATCAATGATCAATGTGAATTGTCATCAAATCTTCATATAAGAAATGCTTATTCACACAGCAGAAAACACAGCATTAGCTATCCCAATTTAATATGGGCAATATGAGTGATATGCTTACATCATTCATTCTTTATACCCGCACCTTAAGTGACAAAAATATTAGGTAATTATGATCACGGTAAATCCAATCCAAGAATCAGACTATCCAGATATTATGCACGGTAAAATCAATAATTTCTGGCAAAAAAGAAAGGAAGGCTTTGTTTTAGGAAAAGGCCAAAAGAACCTGTACTGGGTGTCCGTTACTTCGACTAATCACACTAAAGCCATTGTGGTTGCGAATGGTCGTGTGGAATCAGCATGGAAATACCAAGAACTTCTTTATCACTTTTTCCAATTAGGTTACGACGTATACTCGTTTGATCATCGCGGGCAGGGTTTATCCGACCGACTAACCGAAGATCGACAAATTGGACATGTGGCCTCCTTCTCACATTATGTCGAAGACATGGCCGAACTGGTTAATCGCTTTGAACTTGGGAAATATGACCAGCGATTTCTCATCGCACATTCCATGGGAGGCGCGATTTCTACCCGATATTTACAGTGCTACCCCAACCATGGTTTTGATCGCATAGCACTCAGTGCCCCCATGTTTGGCGTTAATATGTCGCCGCTCTTGAAACCCATTGCACCATATTGGGCATGCCTTGTTAGCCTTGTTAGTACTAAACCTGATTATCTAACCAAAAACAGGGAGTATCGAGCGAAACCATTTGAGCTCAACCCACTGACATCCAGCAAAGTAAGATACAAGTGGTTTAGGGATCTTTACGAAGATATGCCTCAGCTCAAAATTGGAGGACCTAGTGCTCATTGGATTTGGCAAGCATTATCCGGAGCAGCAGCATGCATTAAAAATGCTAGGAAGTTGGGTATCCCAACACTACTTATTCAGGCTGAGCAGGATGATATCGTCAGTAACCAAGCCCAATTAGAATTTATAGCGTCGCTGAGCATAACTAACAAAGCTTCAAAATTAGAGATAAGTAAGGGCAGCAGACACGAAATTTTATTTGAGAATGATAAAATAAGAGATGAAGCACTATCGATGATCCATCGTTTTTTTGAACAAGACTGATAAAATGAAAATAGGGAAAAGAAGATTAACAATTTTACCCTCTTTTTCATCTCTATTTTACCCTAAACTACCTGCCGCTAGAGTCAAATAATTAATTAATAGAGAGTTGTATGAACCGACTAAACGATACACAGTTTCAAATTGTCGCCTCTGATCTAGATGGCACCCTTCTCGCTCCCGATCACCAATTAAGTGACTTCAGTAAAAAAACACTCCAAGAGCTGCATTCAAAAGGTTTTACCTTCGTTTTTGCAACAGGCCGTCACCATGTGGATGTCGCTCAAATTCGTGAGCAAGCAGGTATACCAGCCTTCATGATCACGTCAAATGGCGCTCGTGTACACAATCAAAATGACGAGTTAATGTACAGCAAGAACGTAGATGAAGAACTTGTTCAGCCCATTGCTGATATCATCAAAAAAGATCCAAAAATTCGCATACATGTCTATCAAAATGACCATTGGCTAACCAACAGAGAAGATGACGACATCAAGAAATTTCATAAAGATTCGGGGTTTCAGTACACGCTTCTAGATGCAGACAATATGCCCACGACAGGTATTGCCAAACTTTTCTTTGTTTACCCAGATCACGAATACTTAACCCAGTTTGAAGATGAACTGAATGCAAAATTTAAGGGTCGAGTGAATATTGCCTTTTCGACGCCTACCTGTTTAGAAGTGATGGCAGATGGTGTATCCAAGGGGGCTGCATTAGAAGCGATTGCTCATTCAATAGGATCCACGCTTGAAAATTGTATCGCTTTTGGCGATGGAATGAATGATGTTGAAATGCTATCGATGGCCGGCAAAGGCCTTGTGATGGAAACTTCTCACGAAAAGGTAAAACAAGCATTGCCCAATAATGAGATTATCGGTTCCCATAAAGATCACGCCGTTGCCCAGTATCTGAATGAGCACTTGTTTTAATTCAATGTCTTATATTTGATTAAAGGTAGCAATTTCGCTACCTTTTTTAATAGTTATGACATAATGATTGAAACGTAGTTAGATGGATTTACTTTATGAAATTATTACCTATTTCAATATTACTGGTATTCGTTGGTCTCATTCAGGCTTGCTCTTCCTCATCGGAAACATCCGTTCCTTCACAAAAGAATAAAACGCAGATTTCTCTTAGCGGGGAGGCCGAGACGCCTAAAGCGCCTACGTTTATTATGAGAGGAATCCTCACCGTCGGTCATGAAACTCGAAGTTTCATTCCTTGCGGCAGTAACCAGCAATATTGGGTAGATATGGGAACTGAATCATTTAATGAAGCCATGGGGCTTAGCCGTGAAGCATATCAGCCTATGTATGCAGAAATGATCGGTCACCTTGAAGGGACATCTGACACCGGATTCGATCACGACTTTTCGGCTCGATTCGTCGTTTCAGGAATTAATTTCATCACAACAGAAAATACCAAGCGTTGTGATCAACCATTTCGCTCAACAAAAGCTTTTGGCAACGAGCCATACTGGTCAATGGAGTTTAGCGATGATAAAACACGTTACCAGCAATTTGGCGCTGATGAGAGAGGGTTTTCACTCTCATCTACTCGTTTAACCCCGACAGAACGTAAATATCATTTTGGACAGGGGCAACTTACTATTACGAAAGCAATGTGTAATGACTCGATGAGCGACAGTATCTATGGCTGGAGCGCGACGTTTAATGATAAAAATGAAGAAAAACAAGGTTGCGCAACCTTGGCGAACAAAGATGCCACATTAAAATGGGTCAACCGCTATGTTGCAACAAGTACTAAATCAACTGGATTTAGTATTGAACTAAAATTATCTTCTGATCATACGGCTACAACCACTTATTCCTACGCGGTTGGCTTACCAATCCAAGAATCTGGTTATTGGCAGCAATTGAATGATGAGCAGGTTCAAGTGGTGACGACACACCATCAAGGACAGCGGATAGTCGCTGAGCGCCTATTTACACTGCAAGGCAACCAGATAGTAGCTACGCACGAAAAAGTGAATGGCAATGTGTACCCTATCGCAAATGGTGGCTTAACACTTTATAGAGACAAGCCATAGAATGTCCCAAATAGAATCACAATTAAAACCGTGCCTAAATTGCGGTTTTAAGTTTAATTGCCTATGCGAAGAGACTCCGCACCTTGAAAGCAAGGTTAACATAGCATTATTAATGCATCCCAACGAGATAAGGCGTGAAACGAATACAGGTAAATTGGTTTCAAAAAGCTTGCCTGAAACACTCAGGTTTACGTGGGATAGAGTCACACCACCACAAGAACTAATCGAGCTTATCAGCAGCAATAACTTTAAACCGATACTGCTATTCCCCAGCGATAAAAGTACTATTCTTGACGATCGAATCATCAATATAAACGAGAAACCACCTCTGTTTATCATCTTAGATTCAACATGGCAGGAAGCAAATAAAATGATACGAAAGAGCCCATGGTTGCAGACCCTAACAATGATGAAGTTATCGGGAATAGTAAGTTCAAACTACTCATTACGACGTAATCAAGATAGTGGTCACTTATGTACATGTGAAACAGCATGTGAATTATTGAGGTTATCTAATGAATCAAAAAATGCTGATAAATTAGATGCCTTTTTTCACTACTATTTGGCGATATTTAAAGCCGACAAAAGCGGTCACAAGCATATTACCTAATCGGCAATATGTGAATATAAAAAAACCAGCTTACGCTGGTTTTTTTATATCGTTATTTCGCGCTAAATTGTCTTTATTTGGCACTGATCAACGTCAACGCCTGTCTCGAAACATCATTTGCCGCATGAGTAAGATCTTGTTTTTCCAGAACCGTCGCTAAGGCAGAATAATCCGATACATCCGCTCTAATCGAAAGCGCTTTTTCTAGATGTTGCTGCGCTTCAATCCACTTTTCATTCGTCATATACACTCTAGCTATTACGCTATGGGCAACGGCATCTTCTGAATTTTTCTTGATAAGCCCTTGCAACATCACAATGGCGGGATAATTATCGGCTAAATTCATGGTTGGTATTAGCTGGATTAAAGCATCGTTATGCTGCTTCTTGAGTGACTCCACGACCAAGCTATAGGCTTCAGAATCCGCTTGTCGCTCTATCAATTGCATTGCTAAACATACAACGATTTCTTCATCATGGCGAGCCTTACGAGGAAAGCTATTCCAAAGTGCAATCGCACCTTCGGAGCCTTTCGATTGAGCAACCTCTATGATCAGACCACATTGAGCCTGTTTAGAAAG comes from the Vibrio sp. DW001 genome and includes:
- a CDS encoding ArsJ-associated glyceraldehyde-3-phosphate dehydrogenase yields the protein MTIKVGINGFGRIGRLALRAAYDWPEMEFVHINDIAGDTATLAHLLEFDSIQGRWHHEVRVDGSEMVINGKRVATSQQQDINEVDWSGCDVVIEATGVHRKVALLNKYLAQGVKRVVVSAPVKEEGVANIVVGVNEHIFDPDAHKIVTAASCTTNCIAPVVKVIHEKLGIEQSSFTTIHNLTNTQTILDAPHKDLRRARACGMSLIPTTTGSATAIVEIFPELKGKINGHAVRVPLANASLTDIIFDVKRDTTVEEVNALLKEASEGDLQGILGFEERPLVSIDYKGDPRSTIVDALSTMVVGTRMVKIYAWYDNEMGYATRTSELVRKVGLA
- a CDS encoding metalloregulator ArsR/SmtB family transcription factor codes for the protein MLPNQFFKMLSDETRVRCLLLIAREGELCVCELTQALGESQPKISRHLAQLRQSGILQDERKGHWVYYRVAAELPRWLEKVIEGLKQSNCLIEQYKADIERLNAMKSRPNRC
- a CDS encoding alpha/beta fold hydrolase, which encodes MITVNPIQESDYPDIMHGKINNFWQKRKEGFVLGKGQKNLYWVSVTSTNHTKAIVVANGRVESAWKYQELLYHFFQLGYDVYSFDHRGQGLSDRLTEDRQIGHVASFSHYVEDMAELVNRFELGKYDQRFLIAHSMGGAISTRYLQCYPNHGFDRIALSAPMFGVNMSPLLKPIAPYWACLVSLVSTKPDYLTKNREYRAKPFELNPLTSSKVRYKWFRDLYEDMPQLKIGGPSAHWIWQALSGAAACIKNARKLGIPTLLIQAEQDDIVSNQAQLEFIASLSITNKASKLEISKGSRHEILFENDKIRDEALSMIHRFFEQD
- a CDS encoding Cof-type HAD-IIB family hydrolase, with the translated sequence MNRLNDTQFQIVASDLDGTLLAPDHQLSDFSKKTLQELHSKGFTFVFATGRHHVDVAQIREQAGIPAFMITSNGARVHNQNDELMYSKNVDEELVQPIADIIKKDPKIRIHVYQNDHWLTNREDDDIKKFHKDSGFQYTLLDADNMPTTGIAKLFFVYPDHEYLTQFEDELNAKFKGRVNIAFSTPTCLEVMADGVSKGAALEAIAHSIGSTLENCIAFGDGMNDVEMLSMAGKGLVMETSHEKVKQALPNNEIIGSHKDHAVAQYLNEHLF
- a CDS encoding DTW domain-containing protein → MSQIESQLKPCLNCGFKFNCLCEETPHLESKVNIALLMHPNEIRRETNTGKLVSKSLPETLRFTWDRVTPPQELIELISSNNFKPILLFPSDKSTILDDRIININEKPPLFIILDSTWQEANKMIRKSPWLQTLTMMKLSGIVSSNYSLRRNQDSGHLCTCETACELLRLSNESKNADKLDAFFHYYLAIFKADKSGHKHIT